In Salinirussus salinus, the following proteins share a genomic window:
- a CDS encoding DUF7344 domain-containing protein, with the protein MSRNSHIDETGGEPPLALMRAVLDTNRIHVLARLEAAPGPVDVEALGDSLAAERTDGRHSSRDALRMRTALVHVHLPKLEDADLVSHDRERGEVSPGESFRPLSELRQAWDRCLADSRYHPSE; encoded by the coding sequence ATGTCACGGAATTCCCACATCGACGAGACGGGCGGAGAGCCCCCCCTGGCGCTGATGCGGGCCGTGCTGGACACGAACCGCATCCACGTGCTCGCTCGGCTTGAGGCCGCCCCCGGCCCGGTCGACGTCGAGGCGCTGGGCGACTCGCTCGCGGCCGAACGGACCGACGGCCGCCACTCCAGCCGGGACGCTCTCCGGATGCGGACAGCCCTGGTCCACGTCCACCTCCCCAAGCTCGAGGATGCCGACCTGGTCAGCCACGACCGGGAGCGCGGTGAGGTGAGTCCGGGCGAGTCGTTTCGACCGCTCTCGGAACTGCGCCAGGCGTGGGACCGCTGTCTGGCCGACTCCCGATACCACCCCAGCGAGTGA
- a CDS encoding enoyl-CoA hydratase/isomerase family protein, translating to MPVTLSRDPDREHVAHLELSAGDLNLLSPALIRDLRETAADVPEEVAVLTVTGDGDGLTGGLKLDEVRGFSATEARDVLSDLRGAIRNVRDADAVTVCGCGGYALGAGLELAMACDFRVAEREAALGLPEVDVGLVTGIQGGLLVRLVGLQAAKEMIYTGEPVSGEEAAELGLVNRAVPADDHDEAVDDLVGTLAAKSPLVMRRQKEAFRAWRSVGVERGIDHTMELIAACFDTRDQSEAMGAFLEGREPTFRGE from the coding sequence ATGCCAGTCACGCTCTCCCGGGACCCGGACCGCGAGCACGTCGCCCACCTGGAACTGTCCGCCGGCGACCTGAACCTCCTGAGCCCCGCGCTCATCCGCGACCTGCGGGAGACGGCCGCCGACGTACCCGAGGAAGTCGCGGTCCTCACTGTCACCGGCGACGGCGACGGCCTGACCGGCGGGCTCAAGCTCGACGAAGTGCGAGGGTTCTCGGCGACCGAGGCCCGCGACGTGCTCAGTGACCTCCGGGGTGCCATCCGGAACGTCCGGGACGCCGACGCCGTCACGGTCTGTGGCTGTGGCGGCTACGCGCTGGGGGCGGGCCTGGAGCTGGCGATGGCCTGTGATTTCAGAGTCGCCGAACGCGAGGCCGCCCTCGGCCTGCCCGAGGTCGACGTCGGGCTGGTCACGGGGATCCAGGGCGGCCTGCTGGTCCGGCTGGTCGGCCTCCAGGCCGCGAAAGAGATGATTTATACCGGCGAGCCGGTCTCCGGCGAGGAAGCCGCGGAGCTCGGGCTCGTCAACCGCGCGGTCCCGGCCGACGACCACGACGAGGCAGTCGACGACCTCGTCGGGACCCTCGCCGCGAAGAGCCCGCTGGTCATGCGCCGGCAGAAGGAGGCCTTCCGCGCCTGGCGCTCCGTGGGGGTCGAGCGCGGAATCGACCACACGATGGAACTCATCGCCGCCTGCTTCGACACCCGCGACCAGTCCGAGGCGATGGGGGCGTTTCTGGAGGGTCGGGAGCCGACCTTCCGGGGGGAGTGA
- a CDS encoding acyl-CoA dehydrogenase family protein produces the protein MDFQLSEEQRLIRDQIRKLCADFGDDYWRRKDRDHEFAWDFFEAFADDGWCGVTVPREYGGEGYGVQEASLVQQEIARSGAGMAGTSITSHHVFSAAPLVEYGDDDHRERYLPDIASGDVMVCTGVTEPNAGTDTSRVETTATREGDEYVVDGQKIWTSKAQEADVIMLLARTGERDPDDRFAGLSLFFTEFSPDMDGVDVSEIPKAGRGAADSNEVWFDGVRVPAEDRIGEEGEGFRYLLSFANSERISIAANAVGVGQAAVEKGADYAREREVFDAPIGSYQAVQHPLAESWSKLEQDELMVRKAAWLYDTDRDAGAAANAVKLRASEDSLEACERAMRVHGGMGYAAEYDVERYWRETMINVIAPVSNEMVKNYIARHVLDLPRSY, from the coding sequence ATGGACTTCCAGCTCAGCGAGGAACAACGGCTCATCCGCGACCAGATCCGCAAGCTCTGTGCCGACTTCGGGGACGACTACTGGCGCCGGAAGGACAGAGACCACGAGTTCGCCTGGGACTTTTTCGAGGCCTTCGCCGACGACGGCTGGTGTGGCGTCACCGTCCCCCGGGAGTACGGCGGCGAGGGCTACGGCGTCCAGGAGGCCTCGCTGGTCCAGCAGGAGATCGCCCGCTCGGGGGCGGGGATGGCGGGCACCTCGATCACCTCCCACCACGTCTTCAGCGCCGCCCCCCTCGTCGAGTACGGCGACGACGACCACCGGGAGCGGTACCTCCCCGACATCGCCAGCGGGGACGTGATGGTCTGTACCGGCGTCACCGAACCCAACGCCGGCACGGACACCTCCCGCGTCGAGACCACCGCGACCCGCGAGGGCGACGAGTACGTCGTCGACGGCCAGAAGATCTGGACCTCGAAGGCCCAGGAGGCCGACGTGATCATGCTGCTGGCCCGGACCGGCGAGCGCGACCCCGACGACCGCTTTGCCGGCCTCTCGCTGTTTTTCACGGAGTTCAGCCCCGACATGGACGGCGTCGACGTCTCGGAGATCCCCAAGGCCGGCCGCGGCGCCGCCGACTCCAACGAGGTGTGGTTCGACGGGGTGCGGGTCCCCGCCGAGGACCGCATCGGCGAGGAGGGGGAGGGGTTCCGGTATCTGCTCTCCTTTGCCAACTCCGAGCGGATCTCCATCGCCGCGAACGCAGTCGGTGTCGGCCAGGCGGCGGTCGAGAAAGGCGCCGACTACGCCCGCGAGCGGGAGGTCTTCGACGCGCCGATCGGCTCCTACCAGGCCGTCCAGCACCCGCTCGCGGAGTCCTGGAGCAAGCTCGAGCAGGACGAACTGATGGTCCGGAAGGCCGCCTGGCTCTACGACACCGACCGCGACGCCGGCGCGGCCGCGAACGCCGTGAAACTGCGCGCGAGCGAGGACTCCCTGGAGGCCTGCGAGCGCGCCATGCGCGTCCACGGCGGGATGGGCTACGCCGCCGAGTACGACGTCGAGCGGTACTGGCGCGAGACGATGATCAACGTCATCGCCCCGGTCTCCAACGAGATGGTGAAAAACTACATCGCCCGCCACGTGCTCGACCTCCCGCGGTCGTACTGA
- a CDS encoding DUF6517 family protein, with translation MRVPRTRTAADGTDSDEHTDDAGDPECADSGGAPSTATGRHSRRAFLATAAAVGGTLALAGCSEITDQEFTADRVVLPEDAREELVLSEVASESRTVSRTPSAGGVEGEVSVTSHAVAYHRGPARGTPTATEAFLSGVNGTEGAGPAKVMSASAAGVEEVRPDPGRLPFDVDSSPFLPGDSVGLVVPAGARDGESVDPTRTLALISGRTWADRHGPMRVPDRHGPMRIPSTTWMPDRHGPLKEEIPPSLWIPSTTWVPEDPGSIGVVVETGEQSLEEVVGVSAEAVDAEPVESGAEFDPESTMIAHRPGRTWADRHGPMRAETVFGAGFPAPLGGATFGMGVLSTPTAEVGGEIQNPFASEDLGTLLGGNRARMLLQQAGLDRAGEFEWLAGPEEATAERVAETLGNEGTQVPKTWPEFDSLSVLGADAEVKSFAGVIGGGEGPTAVGIHVARVRSDGNTVIAAGVHRTPAGSAKSTGYPVPRPDYYPDARPDSYPVPRPDYFRSRALAGETAGRVVYADEPE, from the coding sequence ATGAGGGTACCACGCACGCGGACAGCAGCGGACGGAACCGACTCCGACGAACACACTGACGACGCGGGCGACCCGGAGTGTGCCGACTCCGGTGGAGCGCCGTCGACCGCGACGGGCCGACACTCCCGCCGCGCGTTCCTCGCGACCGCGGCCGCCGTGGGCGGGACGCTCGCACTCGCCGGCTGCAGCGAGATCACCGACCAGGAGTTCACCGCCGACAGGGTCGTGCTTCCGGAGGACGCACGCGAGGAACTGGTCCTCTCGGAAGTCGCGAGCGAGTCCCGGACGGTCTCGCGGACCCCCTCCGCGGGCGGTGTCGAGGGGGAGGTCTCGGTCACGAGCCACGCCGTGGCCTACCACCGCGGGCCGGCACGGGGCACGCCCACCGCGACGGAAGCGTTCCTGAGCGGGGTCAACGGCACGGAGGGCGCCGGGCCGGCGAAGGTCATGTCGGCCAGCGCCGCCGGGGTCGAGGAGGTTCGGCCCGACCCCGGGCGGCTCCCCTTCGATGTCGATTCGTCGCCGTTCTTGCCCGGCGACAGCGTCGGCCTGGTCGTCCCTGCCGGTGCACGCGACGGCGAGAGCGTCGACCCCACACGGACGCTCGCGCTGATTTCCGGCAGGACCTGGGCCGACCGACACGGACCGATGCGCGTCCCGGACCGCCACGGACCGATGCGGATCCCGAGTACCACTTGGATGCCCGACCGCCACGGGCCCCTCAAGGAAGAGATACCCCCGAGCCTCTGGATCCCGAGTACCACCTGGGTCCCAGAGGACCCGGGGAGTATCGGGGTCGTCGTCGAGACCGGCGAGCAGTCTCTCGAAGAGGTTGTCGGGGTATCCGCGGAGGCGGTAGACGCCGAGCCGGTCGAGAGCGGCGCGGAGTTCGACCCCGAGAGCACGATGATCGCACACCGCCCGGGTCGAACGTGGGCCGACCGGCACGGGCCGATGAGAGCCGAGACGGTCTTCGGCGCCGGGTTCCCGGCCCCGCTGGGCGGGGCGACCTTCGGGATGGGGGTGCTGTCGACGCCGACCGCGGAAGTCGGCGGGGAAATCCAGAACCCCTTCGCCAGCGAGGACCTGGGGACGCTGCTCGGCGGGAACCGCGCCCGGATGCTGCTCCAGCAAGCGGGCCTCGACCGGGCCGGGGAGTTCGAGTGGCTCGCCGGGCCGGAGGAGGCCACCGCCGAGAGGGTGGCCGAGACCCTCGGGAACGAGGGGACCCAGGTGCCAAAGACCTGGCCCGAGTTCGACTCGCTGTCCGTGCTGGGGGCCGACGCCGAGGTGAAGAGTTTCGCGGGGGTCATCGGCGGCGGCGAGGGACCGACTGCCGTCGGCATCCACGTCGCGCGGGTGCGGAGCGACGGCAACACCGTCATCGCGGCCGGCGTTCACCGGACGCCGGCCGGCAGCGCAAAGTCGACCGGGTATCCGGTGCCGCGACCCGACTACTACCCGGACGCCAGACCCGATTCCTACCCCGTACCGCGACCCGATTACTTCCGCTCGCGGGCGCTTGCCGGGGAGACGGCCGGACGGGTGGTGTACGCCGATGAGCCGGAGTAG
- a CDS encoding cupin domain-containing protein — MDQYHKLEPEAGEVLDTELVVSEDVLVKAFALGPGAELDAHDHPDSTNVFHVVEGTVTVLRDGEEEAIEAPGVVHHDRGVPHGARNDTDEVAVFTASLCPMPG; from the coding sequence ATGGACCAGTACCACAAGCTCGAACCCGAAGCGGGGGAAGTTCTCGACACCGAGCTCGTCGTCTCCGAGGACGTACTCGTGAAGGCGTTCGCGCTCGGGCCGGGCGCCGAACTCGACGCCCACGACCACCCCGACTCGACCAACGTCTTCCACGTCGTCGAGGGAACCGTGACGGTCCTCCGGGACGGTGAGGAGGAGGCCATCGAGGCACCGGGCGTCGTCCACCACGACCGCGGCGTCCCCCACGGGGCGCGCAACGACACCGACGAGGTCGCGGTCTTCACGGCGAGCCTCTGTCCGATGCCAGGGTAA
- a CDS encoding twin-arginine translocation signal domain-containing protein, with protein MRRRDFLALSGAAAGLAGCAGPAGTRTLPTPLRDESGFPAEATYGFGEEAGAELTAVAALDVAVRRSDHYRTGSGALDVYAPPDSYLVSVRVTAQGEQRPPLSAFELRVGEESYPALTSVAGQPLSALLTRYGPYTPDAEPDPDGRLLLFEVPAGSAGETAAVVWTPSGGEPAYWPLRDRQRAALGQSLPPLTVEAFETPATAGADADPTATLRVANGGDRGGTLRAALNYAGAVDASETLSVSVPAGETTATEYGLPWSGRRLEVELAWAGAHEQRTIDPESG; from the coding sequence ATGCGACGACGCGATTTCCTCGCGCTGTCGGGTGCGGCGGCCGGACTGGCCGGGTGTGCCGGTCCCGCCGGGACGCGCACGCTCCCGACGCCCCTGCGCGACGAGTCCGGCTTTCCCGCGGAGGCGACCTACGGGTTCGGGGAGGAAGCCGGGGCCGAGCTGACTGCCGTCGCCGCCCTCGACGTGGCGGTCCGACGCTCGGACCACTACCGCACCGGGTCGGGGGCGCTCGACGTCTACGCCCCGCCGGACAGCTACCTCGTCTCCGTCCGGGTCACCGCCCAGGGCGAGCAGCGCCCGCCACTGTCCGCCTTCGAGCTCCGGGTCGGCGAGGAGTCCTACCCCGCACTGACCTCGGTCGCGGGGCAGCCGCTCTCGGCGCTGCTCACCCGGTACGGCCCCTACACGCCGGACGCGGAGCCGGACCCCGACGGCCGGTTGCTGCTGTTCGAGGTTCCGGCCGGGAGTGCGGGCGAAACGGCCGCGGTCGTCTGGACGCCGTCCGGGGGAGAACCGGCCTACTGGCCGCTCCGCGACCGACAGCGGGCCGCCCTCGGGCAGTCGCTCCCCCCGCTGACTGTCGAGGCCTTCGAGACCCCGGCAACCGCCGGAGCGGACGCCGACCCGACGGCCACCCTCCGGGTGGCAAACGGCGGCGACCGGGGCGGCACGCTCCGTGCGGCGCTGAACTACGCGGGCGCCGTAGACGCCTCCGAGACCCTCTCCGTGTCGGTCCCCGCGGGGGAGACGACGGCGACGGAGTACGGCCTCCCCTGGAGCGGCCGGCGCCTCGAGGTCGAGCTCGCGTGGGCGGGGGCCCACGAGCAGCGGACCATCGACCCCGAGAGCGGGTAG
- a CDS encoding MBL fold metallo-hydrolase — protein MAEIRLLRHATLLVDVGETTLLVDPMLSAPGDIPPIPNSPNDRENPLVPMPDVGLEYDAVLVTHRHRDHFDDAAADRLAADDPILCQPAEAEAFRGDGFEDVRPVEEALDYAGVDITRTPARHGHGELAEQMGPVSGFVLEGEKRLYLAGDTVWYDAVPETLDRHDPDAVVVNAGAAQFVEGEPITMDADDVRRVREYVDDGVPVVADHMEAINHCLLTREELLAAVDGVEIPEDGETVAV, from the coding sequence ATGGCCGAGATCCGATTGCTCCGACACGCCACGCTGCTCGTCGACGTCGGGGAGACGACCCTACTCGTCGACCCGATGCTGAGCGCGCCCGGCGATATCCCGCCGATCCCGAACTCCCCCAACGACCGCGAGAACCCGCTCGTCCCGATGCCCGACGTGGGACTGGAGTACGACGCCGTCCTCGTCACCCACCGCCACCGCGACCACTTCGACGACGCGGCCGCCGACCGCCTCGCTGCCGACGACCCGATCCTCTGTCAGCCCGCGGAGGCCGAAGCCTTCCGCGGGGACGGCTTCGAGGACGTCCGCCCGGTCGAGGAGGCACTCGACTACGCGGGGGTCGATATCACCAGAACGCCAGCCAGACACGGCCACGGGGAGCTGGCCGAACAGATGGGGCCCGTGTCGGGGTTCGTTCTGGAGGGAGAGAAGCGCCTGTATCTCGCCGGCGACACCGTCTGGTACGACGCCGTCCCGGAGACGCTCGACCGCCACGACCCGGACGCCGTCGTGGTCAACGCAGGCGCCGCACAGTTCGTCGAGGGCGAACCGATCACCATGGACGCCGACGACGTCCGCCGGGTGCGCGAGTACGTCGACGACGGCGTGCCGGTGGTCGCCGACCACATGGAGGCGATCAACCACTGCCTGCTCACCCGCGAGGAGCTGCTGGCGGCCGTCGACGGCGTGGAGATCCCGGAGGACGGGGAGACCGTCGCGGTCTGA
- a CDS encoding winged helix-turn-helix transcriptional regulator has translation MSGLPTYAAGVVAAVALLAAGVGPAAATPAGQYGPTTVDCATQPPTGADDGAPLPADGAGDSGPRLPVGSEVSLGFDVTSLAVSDVPPTVLVPLAGYSRFDDSDPLNSDLRARLYETVAESPGTYLSELAATADVPVSTARYHVRVLEREGVVETERIRGKRRLFPGNAATGPLDAALNDASTEPILRAVRREEPVSVSGLADSVDRAASTVSYHLARLEDADLVERARDGTSVRVSLTPATRAALRGPSN, from the coding sequence ATGTCAGGACTTCCGACCTACGCCGCGGGGGTCGTCGCCGCGGTCGCGCTGCTGGCGGCCGGTGTCGGACCGGCCGCGGCCACCCCCGCGGGGCAGTACGGCCCGACGACCGTCGACTGTGCCACCCAACCACCGACCGGCGCCGACGACGGTGCCCCGCTCCCGGCCGACGGGGCGGGTGACTCCGGTCCGAGGCTGCCTGTCGGTTCCGAGGTGTCGCTCGGTTTCGACGTGACGTCGCTCGCGGTGTCGGACGTGCCGCCGACGGTGCTGGTCCCGCTGGCCGGCTACAGCCGGTTCGACGACTCCGACCCCCTCAACAGTGACCTCCGGGCCCGACTGTACGAGACGGTCGCCGAGTCGCCGGGGACCTACCTCAGCGAACTCGCCGCGACGGCCGACGTGCCGGTGTCGACGGCCCGGTATCACGTCCGGGTCCTCGAACGCGAGGGGGTCGTCGAGACCGAACGGATCCGCGGGAAACGGCGGCTGTTTCCCGGGAACGCCGCGACCGGCCCGCTCGACGCCGCGCTCAACGACGCGTCGACGGAGCCGATCCTGCGGGCGGTCCGCCGCGAGGAACCCGTCAGCGTGTCGGGGCTCGCGGACTCGGTCGACCGGGCGGCGAGTACGGTTTCGTACCACCTCGCGCGCCTGGAGGACGCGGACCTGGTCGAGCGCGCCCGGGACGGCACGTCCGTCCGCGTCTCGCTGACGCCGGCGACCAGGGCGGCCCTCCGCGGGCCGTCCAACTGA
- a CDS encoding 2-phosphosulfolactate phosphatase produces MATDVGGGRPANRLDDRLIERCEALPDRPAPGVYVVIDTMHFSNTVIELLANGADHVHVAAERGLEFDYRASNPGTLVGGEATAAYEPAPGYDFINSPSYVQDLTVEGRPVSMTSTNGGRTVTTLRERGGDGVDVYVGSPLNAAALATHLREQDRPVHLVSAGTRGDVAVEDHVGAALISRYLDGLPVSETERHLLRQQLRDAKGVDYVESHELRRRDVLDFAMDLNGRSVVPRMVDGALVDIGGATESRLVGERTAD; encoded by the coding sequence ATGGCAACCGACGTCGGCGGCGGCCGGCCGGCGAACCGCCTCGACGACCGACTCATCGAGCGGTGTGAGGCGCTCCCGGACCGGCCCGCCCCCGGGGTGTACGTGGTCATCGACACGATGCACTTCTCGAACACCGTCATCGAACTGCTGGCGAACGGGGCCGACCACGTCCACGTCGCTGCCGAGCGCGGGCTGGAGTTCGACTACCGCGCCTCGAATCCCGGGACGCTGGTCGGCGGCGAGGCAACCGCCGCGTACGAGCCCGCACCGGGTTACGACTTCATCAACTCCCCGAGCTACGTGCAGGACCTGACCGTCGAGGGGCGGCCCGTCAGCATGACCTCGACCAACGGCGGCCGGACTGTCACGACGCTGCGCGAACGGGGGGGCGACGGGGTCGATGTCTACGTCGGCTCGCCGCTGAACGCGGCGGCGCTCGCGACCCACCTTCGGGAGCAGGACCGCCCGGTCCACCTGGTCAGCGCGGGCACGAGAGGCGACGTCGCCGTCGAGGACCACGTCGGCGCTGCACTCATCAGCCGCTACCTCGACGGGCTCCCGGTCTCGGAGACCGAACGTCACCTGCTCCGCCAGCAACTGCGGGACGCGAAGGGCGTCGACTACGTCGAGAGCCACGAACTCCGGCGCCGGGACGTCCTCGACTTCGCGATGGACCTGAACGGCCGGAGCGTCGTTCCCCGGATGGTCGACGGTGCCCTCGTCGACATTGGGGGCGCTACGGAGAGCCGACTGGTCGGGGAACGGACCGCCGACTGA
- a CDS encoding lipopolysaccharide biosynthesis protein: MTEAEEMSRPPAGETPPGESRPDDETRAEHRESVPADERDALVTIAHGAVVTSGGLSLQRVLATATEFVLARALGPVVYGVYALAWRLAQLLFRFVNFGTVQTLQRYVPAYEDDHGRRARVAGLAYLTTAAVGAGLAVALVATADRLNALTVAHPLFPPAMAAVGAVVALTGIVRTHASLLRAVGSARGEVTFTRVLLPAVRLATALLAVGLGYSVVGVMGALAVGTALLVAIGAPAVVSATGIRPTVRGARSELRAFYNHATPVALSSIGKVFQNRVDILLVGALLTATATGVYGVVLVYVSLAWIPLLAFNMLLPPVATELYAEDRVDTLDRVYTSITRLILTAVVPILAVQTVFGRELLGLFGPTYTAGYLPLVVYLAGVLAGSAVGATGWLLVMTDHQYIRMALDWLLAAGNVALTYLFISAFGLVGAALGTGLAIALQNGLQVLVLRHYEGLFAFDATFLKPLAAGVAMAGAMWLTRAAVGGLASLAAGVPVGVAVYLGTLVALGVTAQDRLVARTLAARYRRSLGAVLP; the protein is encoded by the coding sequence ATGACCGAGGCCGAAGAGATGTCCCGGCCGCCCGCGGGGGAAACCCCGCCGGGGGAGTCGCGGCCGGACGACGAGACGCGGGCGGAGCACCGGGAGAGCGTCCCGGCCGACGAACGGGACGCACTGGTCACCATCGCCCACGGCGCGGTCGTGACCTCGGGCGGGCTGTCGCTCCAGCGCGTGCTCGCCACCGCCACCGAGTTCGTCCTCGCGCGTGCGCTCGGCCCGGTCGTCTACGGGGTCTACGCGCTGGCCTGGCGGCTCGCCCAGCTGCTCTTTCGCTTCGTGAACTTCGGGACCGTCCAGACCCTCCAGCGGTACGTCCCCGCGTACGAGGACGACCACGGACGGCGCGCCCGGGTCGCCGGGCTGGCCTACCTGACGACCGCCGCCGTCGGGGCGGGGCTGGCCGTGGCGCTGGTGGCGACCGCCGACCGGCTCAACGCGCTCACCGTCGCCCACCCCCTGTTCCCGCCGGCGATGGCGGCCGTCGGGGCGGTGGTCGCGCTGACGGGCATCGTGCGGACCCACGCCTCGCTGCTGCGGGCGGTCGGGTCGGCGCGTGGCGAGGTGACCTTCACCCGGGTGTTACTCCCGGCTGTCCGGCTGGCGACGGCCCTGCTCGCCGTCGGGCTGGGATACTCCGTGGTCGGGGTGATGGGCGCGCTGGCGGTCGGGACCGCCCTGCTCGTCGCCATCGGGGCGCCGGCGGTGGTCTCCGCGACCGGCATCCGGCCGACCGTCCGGGGCGCCCGGTCGGAGCTGCGGGCCTTCTACAACCACGCGACGCCGGTCGCGCTCAGCAGCATCGGGAAGGTGTTCCAGAACCGGGTGGACATCCTGCTCGTCGGCGCCCTGCTCACCGCGACCGCGACGGGGGTCTACGGCGTCGTGCTCGTCTACGTCTCGCTGGCCTGGATCCCGCTGCTGGCGTTCAACATGCTCCTGCCGCCGGTCGCGACGGAGCTGTACGCCGAGGACCGGGTCGACACGCTGGACCGGGTCTACACGTCCATCACCCGGCTGATCCTCACTGCCGTCGTCCCCATCCTGGCCGTCCAGACGGTCTTCGGCCGCGAGCTCCTGGGGCTGTTCGGCCCGACCTACACGGCGGGCTATCTCCCGCTCGTGGTCTACCTCGCGGGCGTGCTCGCCGGCAGCGCGGTCGGGGCGACGGGGTGGCTGCTCGTGATGACCGACCACCAGTACATCCGGATGGCGCTCGACTGGCTGCTCGCGGCCGGGAACGTCGCCCTCACCTACCTGTTCATCTCGGCGTTCGGGCTCGTCGGCGCGGCACTGGGCACCGGGCTGGCCATCGCCCTCCAGAACGGCCTCCAGGTCCTGGTCCTCAGACACTACGAGGGGCTGTTCGCCTTCGACGCCACCTTCCTGAAGCCGCTGGCTGCGGGCGTGGCGATGGCCGGCGCGATGTGGCTGACGCGAGCCGCGGTCGGCGGGCTCGCGTCGCTGGCCGCCGGCGTCCCCGTCGGCGTGGCGGTGTACCTCGGGACGCTCGTCGCCCTGGGCGTGACCGCCCAGGACCGTCTGGTCGCCCGGACGCTGGCCGCCCGCTACCGGCGCAGCCTCGGGGCCGTGTTGCCCTGA
- a CDS encoding DUF7550 family protein, which yields MADDHDEDRPAYDPDAPTPPEREPPLRSTAPQSEFTSGQVGVGALVTLVGLVVTFGLPLLL from the coding sequence ATGGCAGACGACCACGACGAGGACCGGCCGGCCTACGACCCGGATGCACCGACCCCGCCCGAGCGCGAGCCGCCGCTGCGCTCGACGGCCCCACAGAGCGAGTTCACCTCGGGCCAGGTCGGCGTCGGGGCCCTGGTCACGCTCGTCGGGCTGGTGGTCACCTTCGGCCTGCCGCTGCTCCTCTGA
- a CDS encoding HalOD1 output domain-containing protein, which produces MPLDCRDVSTVSYDPATDSLAVRLACAVAAVRGVEPTRLPPLADVLDPEPLERLLASAATDPPAEVSVRFQYAGLVVRVTADRIFLLDCDAAGC; this is translated from the coding sequence ATGCCACTCGACTGCCGGGACGTCTCGACCGTGAGCTACGACCCCGCGACTGACTCGCTGGCCGTCCGGCTCGCCTGTGCGGTCGCAGCCGTCCGGGGGGTCGAGCCGACCCGGCTCCCGCCGCTGGCCGATGTGCTCGACCCGGAACCGCTTGAGCGGCTGCTCGCCTCGGCTGCCACCGACCCGCCGGCCGAAGTCTCCGTCCGGTTCCAGTACGCCGGGCTGGTCGTCCGGGTTACCGCCGACCGGATCTTTCTTCTGGACTGCGACGCGGCTGGCTGCTGA
- a CDS encoding cupin domain-containing protein, which translates to MEKVSIDSLDNEPRVADVQKHASSPLNLSDMAMNYYELEPGDSFSGGLHTHMNQEEVFYVIEGTATFETMDGEVEVGADEVVRFAPGEYQEGKNESDERIKALALGAPQDAGETRSALPCEECGADYHVAVVDESGVTLECPDCGNVIEM; encoded by the coding sequence ATGGAGAAAGTATCCATCGACAGCCTCGACAACGAACCGCGCGTCGCCGACGTCCAGAAGCACGCGAGTTCGCCGCTGAACCTCTCGGATATGGCGATGAACTACTACGAACTCGAGCCCGGCGATTCCTTCTCCGGCGGGCTGCACACACACATGAACCAGGAGGAGGTCTTCTACGTCATCGAGGGGACGGCCACCTTCGAGACGATGGACGGCGAGGTCGAGGTGGGCGCCGACGAGGTCGTCCGCTTTGCCCCCGGCGAGTACCAGGAGGGGAAAAACGAGAGCGACGAGCGCATCAAGGCGCTCGCGCTGGGGGCGCCCCAGGACGCCGGCGAGACGCGCTCGGCACTGCCCTGCGAGGAGTGTGGCGCTGACTACCACGTCGCCGTCGTCGACGAGAGCGGCGTGACCCTGGAGTGCCCCGACTGCGGGAACGTCATCGAGATGTAG